From the genome of Candidatus Nitrosocosmicus oleophilus, one region includes:
- a CDS encoding zf-TFIIB domain-containing protein, with protein sequence MKCPNCFSEMVLTSRFCVELDKCPECEGIWLDSGEIEKITANNNFGIELHERNQSEKNNVCDGQDEGYYFYKDEYRKDASPDDMFDFE encoded by the coding sequence TTGAAATGCCCTAATTGTTTTTCAGAAATGGTCTTGACCTCCAGATTCTGCGTGGAATTAGATAAATGTCCAGAATGTGAAGGTATTTGGTTAGACAGCGGCGAAATCGAAAAAATAACTGCTAATAACAACTTTGGAATTGAACTTCATGAAAGAAATCAATCAGAAAAAAACAATGTTTGTGATGGGCAAGATGAGGGTTATTATTTTTACAAGGATGAATATCGTAAAGATGCCTCCCCTGATGATATGTTTGATTTTGAATAG